The Phaseolus vulgaris cultivar G19833 chromosome 10, P. vulgaris v2.0, whole genome shotgun sequence DNA window TACCACATACCTTTGTGCAACGTATGTTCAGACCATATTAACAAAAACACATCTTCAACCTAACTAAGAGAATCAACAAATATATCAATTAAGCATAACGTATGTTACATAGATTTAATTGAGTCAGACACCACACTTCACTTCAATCATATCAATCTTTCCctacttaaaaataatattattcttgTGATTCATATGCATATCATTTATAATCTTACATGCATTTTTATTCTATACTTATTATCAACTCATTATATCTTAATCGCTATAATATATATGACATTTGTACAGTATGTAAccaattttatttagtttttgcATGATTATTCCTTTCAAAAATTCAATCTTTGGTTTTTCTTTAGCAGAAACAACAGCAATGAGACGTAGAATTTTTTAAAGTTGAAACTGTTCGAACCAAAATATTGAAGAGACAATAACAGAGTTGGCTGCTGTTACTACCCTGCAATGAGCATTAACCAGTCACTCAATTTCAATCTTACCCTTCcaatttcaaagatatcattaTTCTTTTGAGAATGGTAATTTACTCTAATATAATCTGCATGTTTGCAAAGTTAAATTGGAAGAGTAAAATTGATAATAAGTGACAGTTTAATGTTTattgcaggaagaaacagctCCCAACTCTGTTACTGGCTCCTCACTATTTGGGTTCGAagaatttcaaaatcaaaagatTTCAGGTCTTGTTGCAATGTATTACTGCTAAAACAAACCTCAAACTGCAGTTTTGAAAGAATGGTAATgccaaaaaataatttggttACATACTGCATAAGAAATAAAGGCCATGTAATAATATGCAAGTACCTTGGAAATAATTTTGCTAAAGAAATAAATTGcacaaacataacaaaaatagacagttttataaaaatatcacaCACACATTTACACTAGAATTTAAAGATGAAgttattacaataaaattaattagaGAAACAAAAAATACCAACAATATATACTTATACATTAACTAGCCTTTTACATGAAAGCATTTGAATTGTATAAATAAcctcaaaataataataataataacggttctgatataaataataataataataataataattgttctaagataaataataatgataataattgttctaagataaataataataataataatttttctaagataaataataataataataataataattgttctgagaaaaataataatactactaataataataataattgttctTACAGTTTATTTGAGATCAAATATTTTCTATCAAGTCTCTTCTGTCTTCTCTCTCTTCAGTTTTTCGTTGTTCTATTGAGTATGTCCGTGAGGGTAAGGTACCTGCAAAGACATTCCGACGCTCAAATCAGTTGAAGTGTATATCTGAAAATTTAGTTCAAAATTGAAATAATCATTACCTTTTTTTACCATGGGATCCCCTCTTATTTATACTTTTCTATTGAGTTTTGTGTTGTGTAAAGATTAGCGTAGACCCAATAATCCATTAATCatgttttatcttttctaaTCAAACTTAATCCATTTAATTTGCAGGGTAACATGATACTAGTTTTAGCCAAAAGGTCGTGATACTGTATAAGGTGATCAATTTTTCGACTTATTGATTcttgatataataataataaaatgatgcAAGAGACCATAACAGAAACCAAAACAcatatatacaaattaaaaactaGTACTgagtaaatatgaaaaataaaaaacctgTAAAAATTTGCTTTGAGGGATGAAAAGGAATATAATAGCACAATTCAGCGCATTCCTAATTTGTTCATGAAATCACTCACTCAATGCACATTTTCTATCAAAGTTGATAAATTTATGTGAAGTCTAAAATTGGAGAATAAAAAATGTAGTTTTTAAAGCTATCAACTTCTTCAAGAAGACCATGAAAGGGAGGGGAAGACTCTTGCAAGAAGAATACTTATTTGGAGaataaaatgaaacataaaCCTTATCTTATCAAGAGAAAGGCTAAAAATCTTGGAAAGAAAAAGGAACATGGtaataaaccaaaaaaaattgtcttttacaatatgtaaaaagaaaaatggaagACTTTAATTTGCAACAAGTTTTGTTCTAAACATTGAGAGAAATTGTAAAGAGAGAGGTTGAGAGAGGTTGTAGTTGGAGGTTAGGAGAAAGAGGAATGTGTTACATAGGTTGGAGAAAATTTGGGATGAGTGAAAGTTATTCTAATGGAGCATGAGAGGTAGTAGAAGGGGAGGAATGTATTTATATACTAAATTGAATGTGATAGTGAGAAAAATAAGacttaaaacatttaatttagagaaaaaaattattaaatgaaggattgaaataatttatttttgagaGAGAAATTTATTAAATCGACAATGAAACGTTTTATTATAGTGAGAGAATGAGAGATTTATTGTATAAAATCATTATTGTAGAAAGAGAAACTCATAAATAATGTGATAAGATAAGCGTTATTTACCTACTACACTCCAATACAATACATTAAGAATAAGGTGAGTTCAAACATTCAATATCTTGTGACTACAAAGACAACAAACGTGTATGAATTTCCTCAGCAACTTCTCACCATATACGTTACTTAGTGAAGTGAAGTTATATGATCTCAGTTAAACATAagtttttcatacttaatgtatcATCAAGCAACAACTCATATTACCATAAGTGTATGACAacaatttcatataattttcattattcatATACAATTCATACCATCCAATCACATAATATTCAAGAACCttttcaacataaaaaaaaaaacaacacttaactACCAAATTATCAAAATCTAATAAGATATAGTCAAACTATTTCATCAAATAACATTCTGCAAGAAATTTTTTAACTTGGAATCACATCGTCTTCACATACAGATCTTCTAGTCTAGGAtactattgaaagttaaagttaaCTTTCCTTACCTTAAATTATTGATTCCAATGGAAATTCTAGCTCAAGCAGAAAAACCACCCCAAAATCTGATGACCTAAAGTAAGTTGTCCAAACATTGCAGTTGAGAGAATCACTTTTATCAACGAGCCCTTTTAAGATTGATGACCAAATCCTAAGTAAAAACAAAGAATAAGAGATATTTAGAGTAAATAGAAACGAACTaaaataaaagagtaaaaaagttgagagagagaaaaaaaatacaaggagTTGtgttttgtgttaatttttaaGTATAACTACTTTTTTGGTCCCTACATTtaggtcaatattcaatttactaccatggttattaaaaaaaattaatttggtcCTAACGtctttttaaaatacatttaagtTGGTCATTTCTATTAACTTTGGACTAACAACGTTCGTTAAATGTGCTTATGATGTGACATAGATAAATGTAAACATGGATTGTGATTAGTTGTACACGTAAACTTCATCCTCTTCAACTGCCCTACACCCCACCGCCTCTCcacatcaaaataaattattaaacggatgatttatttatttaatgatagGTTCATCTATTTCATATCTtaaattgcttattttagtctttaattTACTTAAAATGCGATATATTAGTATTTTGTTCTAAACATAAATAACTTTCTACGGTTAACTtctctataaattaaaattagtttatggaaagctagtttttttattgttaaaagaATTATCATATCTTCATCAATTCATTCCTCATACTATAAGTAAACTAATAAATCAATTACTAGTTTATTTGAGAAACTTATAAGTTAGTTTGAccaacacaattttttttttataataatatcataatagCTTATTGTATGAGCTTGTAACTCATAAActataaaattaattcaattaagTTGTAGTTTATTCACTAGTGCCGAAatgtaaaacaaatgcggctattttaaatttacaaatgcggtcataaaACCGCATTTAatcagcacgcattcgtaaattgggcatatacaaatgcggtcatagaaccgcatttataaattagatttacaaatgcgattACTTAAaacaaccgcatttgtatattattttgaatGAGGGATGGGGGTTAGGGGGTTtaggatttacgaatgcggtcttggtaaaaaccgcattcataaatcacatttacaaatgcggtcttggtaaatgaccgcatttgtaaatagtgtttttttttaaagtgcagTTTGTATTGTGCATAAaccatataatttaataacctGCATAAGATCAAACCCAAccagacaaatacagaaatatagtaatcaattgaaatcatcaaaatgtacatttataagtaatcaaattacatataataaaaccactattgtttacctatgctagagttataaaaatttatgaaatatgtggaccaagaatctctaacatatgaaatgccttcctcattcattggtgtttcttctgtgaataactgcattgcaaagttgacataaattagtgtttagatatatatatatatatatatgtatgtatgttcaagaattataaaaatgatttaacatatatagtacctctttccaaccagttttaacacctagtcttataatggtaatcatccattgcataatgtaatagccacactcatagcttcctggttgtttattacactataattcaataaaaagtaatatgttagtatattgataaacaatgataatagagaaagaaaaaaattacaaacctttattcttatccagttcaaattatttgaaattgatcgaccttttaggatgttatatccacgccatgaactggttaatacaaaaaacctcgtaagtagatggttaattagtaacatatacaaagttcaGTTTATAaggtacttacgtatcaatgatatccttaaagtttgtgggaatcttcttgtgtagggaacagaaccacacaacagtcttatcaaccattgataagacaagtaactgccaatgatgcctatatcatcaatgaaaagagttagtaaatatttaaaacattaaataataataattgatgacatataattaaacttactcattaatataagggcataaataaatttgttttccctctttttccagggtgttagtgatgtatgcttgagtctcagttgagtttggtccaacgggattagtatatgcaggatctaagaatccatacatattttctttcccctcagtgatacagactctatgcaaaaaacctacaagtttttagttaaagcataatcaaaaataatttaacataaagtaaattgaataataggtaaagatacttacatcataaaaaattgaattatacttatattgagttcatgtttcccagatataaattctgataaatctgtgttgtaaatcatcagtggcagttcagtgtttatttgaaaaaatgtattatcccacggaactggaaaaggttcattgccaatctgactagcaatgagacgtagggaagctataggatcgtcaattggaacctcacgcttcttttccggacttggtggctgaaaaggtttctacaagataaacaacatttgtattaaattatatgtaatatataaatataaataaaaaataatataatgaaatgaaattattacatgaggttcgggcatagatcgaatgagctatctgggccaggcaacgaatgtctgaaatgcatcggccacagtggttacctcatctgaaggtagtggaacacgagcatcaggaaatcgtaatttttcaactgttaccttcgccacatcaggggagagaggaacgttatgtaaggtggtggcgtttttatagacttttccaagtgccaccacccgaggaagtttgccgcccactaccagtagctcacaatcctccgtctgcccattgatatcatcccctgttggaggagccgcacaactcccctttgtgctcttgggagtgggactaacaaggggttcgatcggctcagcacaaacttgttgcgatagaaactcttgtcgcattcgatcattctcctttctcatctctagccgcatcaaatcagtctcctttctcatctcctccattaattcttcacgtatcttagtcttcatttgagtttcgttctctttggaggaggaggatgactgtcgttctgaaactccaaaatatagtttaattccgaccccttgtcccgctacacgaacacgaccagagtgctcaggtcgtccaattgcttcccaggatatcgtgacgaccttcagcaacaaatttaccgtcggattccaaggaatcctgcaagagtacacaaaaatcatattttcaatcattaatataattaattctttaaaataaatgaaaataacaaaaataacttacaattttttcgatgataaccccggattggtcagaacttggtgcacccgactttttaattcgggccctcttccattttacatggcgaaaaggtggtgatggaggagaagtgacccctgtttccacattctcagacaacgtcccctgttgagatttctccttttccaccatcagtgtttgctcaagttttcgataccccgaacgagacataacgtgcggggtaagattcttcaaagctatctcttgagctttcttccaacgatcctgtcataattgaaataaacaaattgaagtaaataagataaacttattaatgttatataaacaaaaaagttacttcacttaccatccaagcctcattttcacggctttctctaaaaagacgccatgtctcttcatcaatatgtttgtacattaaacatggattttcgtctttaaggtcgccaaaaatgtatctggaagtcagtcttgacttaaaggtacgaaatttgagtccgatattggatataatctttgatcgaagcggttccacatcaggaatttcaaagtttgcctgcaaaataacatcagcaaattaaaattaatcaatgaatattaaaaagcattatatcaaaatgtaaagcttaccagaacatcctcccagatcatgttACGGTCGACCTTtgacacctcatcccatgaattaatcagaatggagagcctctcaccagaaacaactccaagatagctcataaatcatctgccttaggaccaaaagccactccagtgttgacgtcaatgtcaacacgtgtcttctcaccagcagcacgtctcaatgcgagacgcttcaatctagtaggtcctctgctgcCTCTTCCGGATCGAGGTTTGAGTGGGGTTTGATcttcatccatgtctctgttaaaaaaattatgtaacaattacattagttaatctgcatcgaattaaaatcttatcaaaataatacatataaatgtaaataaaaaatgcttatttacaggttgcatgggggttgaaagttcatatgtaaattccttcactgtggtctttacgggttgcatgtacatcatcaactacatcgtcatctttattaattatctttggtgtgaatgaacaggggtcaccattttcaatatcatctatggtctccccttgttttttgccgtgtaaaacgacataccaatgttttgacgtaggatctttcacgtagaaaacttgagatgcttgttgaaccattataaatggcttatctcgataccctatctttcgaaagtccactagtgtgaatcctgaatcatcaattttaacctcacttttattgtcaacccatttacacttgaaaactggaacgaaaaacttagtgtagtcaatctcccatatctcttctataaacccatagtatgccattgatccaagtactggatttgtatctttcgaagtcgaaaactgcattgactcggcttcaagagtaacaccagaattttgaactgtactcttttcatccatggacttcgtgtaaaatatacaattattcacttcgtacgctgtacatgagatgacatcaaacttcaatccaacagccaaccaggtcaaggtctctgatgccgttgaatccttgaacacttcgtctttaaaccaaggcatgaaagttctattatgttccatcaagacccatttctctgcttgtcttgggttatttgccttcacaatggctttatgagcttctatgtaaggtacaacttcatctgtgttattcaatatgtacaaatgtgcttgcaagacttctgatcgagatttgcttacaatattcactccacgtaaacatttacttgtagaatgcctgtggtgccatgaattagctggaacacctattggatttgcttttgtcatgtactctaaacaaaattcaatactttcttcatctatgtacctttcaatcattgaagcctctggacgataatgatttttcacataacctttcaaaattttcatataccgctcaacaggatacatccatcttaagtacattggtccacacaatctaactctcttaccagatgcacaactagatgaaccatgatgtcaaaaaaagacggaggaaaaaacatctccaattcacacaagataacaacaatttcattttgaagttcatctagctttgagggatcaatgactttacaacagatggaagagaagattgagcacaaacgggttatggtatgtctaacattttttggtaagatcccacggatagctaccggcaacaactgttgcatcaagatgtgacaatcatgagacttcaacccaattaacttcaaatcttgcattgacactaggctcttcacatttgaggaatgtccttgtggcactttcacaccttttagacattgacaaaaactaattttttcatcttttgacattgtgtaacaggatgggggcaaatatgtacgcttacccatttctatgggtgccaactcgtcgcgtatgttcatctcaatcaaatctaaacgagcatttagaccatccttcgtcttcccgttaatgttaagaagtgtaccaattaaactatcacacacattcttctcaacatgcattacatctatacaatgtctgacttctaacctcgaccagtacggaagatcaaagaagattgatttcttctttcaaatatttgtcacagatgacttttttttttacttaccgaaggtgtggtctatgttatttaccttttcgtaaacctcaacaccggttaatggagttggtggaccactaccctcttggtgtccattaaaggcttttttcaacctccggtaaggatgatgacttctaagaaacctctgatgccgaagatatactgttttccttccatgtttcaattgttgagaagcagtgtcttcttcgcatattggacacgctttgtgacccttaacactat harbors:
- the LOC137819725 gene encoding uncharacterized protein — translated: MVDKTVVWFCSLHKKIPTNFKDIIDTSWRGYNILKGRSISNNLNWIRIKCNKQPGSYECGYYIMQWMITIIRLGVKTGWKELFTEETPMNEEGISYVRDSWSTYFINFYNSSIGKQ